A portion of the Aricia agestis chromosome 1, ilAriAges1.1, whole genome shotgun sequence genome contains these proteins:
- the LOC121739800 gene encoding MRG/MORF4L-binding protein: MTMVSSEEEAEEKSGSTLEWDVDMEIQLFYAMANHKPVGINKHFQMACIWEKLSNSITKEISTHDIWKHLNTLYDMNMLDDTEPIPFPNKETPFSLPESEFGTLIKQKCKDAILGEDSEGGRSPSPKPSTPKVNSRGTKDKDSTAKARKDSISALSTKTRKESGSSHASTDTPSIKSEKEYDRRRDSRDSNASGPRDSSTSRKSTSKEKPKSKISSVAAWESPLIDEDSSSRRGRRRANTSTPPATTPAKRRRI; the protein is encoded by the exons atgacaatggTATCTAGTGAGGAAGAGGCTGAGGAGAAATCCGGTAGTACGTTGGAGTGGGATGTGGATATggaaatacaattattttacgCCATGGCTAATCATAAGCCGGTAGGCATTAATAAGCATTTCCAGATGGCCTGCATCTGGGAGAAGTTATCCAATTCAATTACTAAAGAGATTTCCACGCATGACATATGGAAGCATTTGAATACTTTGTACGACATGAATATGTTAGATGACACAGAACCAATACCTTTTCCTAATAAAGAAACCCCATTCAGTTTACCTGAGAGTGAATTCGGTACTTTAATCAAGCAGAAATGTAAGGATGCGATTCTAGGAGAAGACAGTGAAG GTGGGAGGAGTCCATCTCCAAAACCATCAACGCCAAAAGTCAATTCTAGAGGAACTAAAGATAAAGATAGCACAGCAAaag CACGCAAAGATAGCATAAGTGCTTTGTCTACCAAAACTAGAAAAGAGAGTGGCAGCTCCCATGCGTCTACAGATACACCAAGTATTAAGTCTGAAAAAGAATatg ATCGTAGAAGAGACTCAAGAGATTCAAATGCTTCAGGACCACGGGACAGTTCAACTAGCAGAAAATCTACATCAAAGGAAAAACCAAAATCAAAAATAAGTTCTGTGGCAG CCTGGGAATCACCTTTGATAGACGAAGATAGTAGCTCACGGCGTGGGCGTCGTCGTGCCAACACTTCAACCCCGCCGGCCACAACACCTGCAAAACGACGGCGCATCTGA
- the LOC121739785 gene encoding nuclear inhibitor of protein phosphatase 1, producing MANHYEVPNWAGKPPTGLHLDVLKGDKLIQKLMLDEKKCYLFGRNPQMNDFCIDHASCSRVHAAFVYHKHLNRAFLVDLGSTHGTFIGQMRLEPNKPTQLPIDSTFHFGASTRNYIIRERPTGNTRGIMEELPNTETEGALLGLPETQTELDNLTEFNTAHNRRISMLGISTDDGTDVIKPQTGSKRTATMPAGMPKKQKRNVSFNEEVDIINPEDIDPTIGRFRNLVRSTIVPNANNIPRKLKLQSADDNQHHHSLRLQEISRSTNLYSDLPAPSSHLSLIGARLGISLPNPAPDVELEGPEPQLNIHPPLPNSAAEETGASNEPKKKKYAKEAWPGRKPALIPGV from the exons ATGGCTAACCATTATGAGGTCCCTAATTG GGCAGGAAAACCACCAACAGGACTCCATCTGGATGTTCTAAAGGGAGATAAGCTTATCCAGAAACTGATGTTAGACGAAAAGAAATGTTATCTCTTTGGTAGAAACCCACAAATGAACGATTTCTGCATAGATCATGCAAGTTGCTCCAGAGTACATGCTGCTTTTGTTTATCACAAGCACCTAAACAGAGCATTCTTAGTTGACTTAGGCagta CCCATGGAACTTTTATTGGCCAGATGAGGCTAGAACCAAATAAACCGACACAGCTTCCTATAGATTCTACATTTCACTTTGGTGCTTCCActagaaattatattataag GGAACGACCAACTGGTAACACTAGAGGTATAATGGAGGAACTTCCCAATACTGAAACTGAGGGTGCACTGTTGGGGCTTCCGGAGACACAGACTGAGCTAGATAACTTGACAGAATTCAATACTGCTCATAACAGAAGAATTTCCATGTTGGGCATCTCAACCGATGATGGTACAGATGTTATTAAG cCTCAAACTGGTTCAAAACGAACAGCGACCATGCCCGCAGGGATGCCTAAAAAACAGAAAAGGAATGTTTCCTTCAATGAGGAGGTGGACATAATCAATCCAGAAGATATAGACCCCACAATTGGCAGGTTTAGGAACCTTGTTCGGTCCACAATTGTACCCAATGCTAATAATATACCAAGAAAGCTGAAGTTACAGAGTGCAGATGATA acCAACACCACCACTCATTAAGGCTGCAAGAAATATCAAGAAGCACGAATTTGTACTCAGACCTACCAGCCCCAAGCTCGCACCTGAGCCTAATAGGGGCTAG GTTGGGTATTTCACTACCTAATCCTGCGCCTGACGTGGAATTGGAAGGTCCTGAGCCACAACTTAACATACATCCACCACTTCCAAACTCTG CTGCAGAAGAAACAGGAGCTTCCAACGAGCCTAAGAAGAAGAAGTACGCGAAAGAAGCATGGCCCGGGAGAAAACCGGCGCTCATACCGGGTGTATGA